One genomic window of Channa argus isolate prfri chromosome 5, Channa argus male v1.0, whole genome shotgun sequence includes the following:
- the LOC137127804 gene encoding voltage-dependent calcium channel subunit alpha-2/delta-2-like isoform X3: MAIGKTSCSIVCLVSTQIIFIFSASWPGAATLTFPQQYTIMHWARRIEQEIDRVFQQITGAQQLKGIYNEERRRFSLMKNQPRKIVEKVASDIEKLLAKKRKALDRLASEAERLQREHLWQDGIKELDMAYYDSKAELDYYSMDGEGELENPSHIKLEFVYDPNFKNNVNYSYTAVQIPTDIYKGAPVILNELNWTQALEKVFMENSREDPSLLWQAFGSATGVTRYYPATPWKAPDKIDLYDVRRRPWYIQGASSPKDMVILVDVSGSVSGLTLKLIKASVMEMLDTLSDDDYVNVARFNEKAEAVVPCFKHLVQANVRNKKIFKEAVQQMQAKGTTDYKSGFHFAFNQLLNKTNVPRANCNKIIMLFTDGGEDRAQDVFMQYNWPNKTVRVFTFSVGQHNYDVTPLQWIACTNKGYYFEIRSICAIRINTQEYLDVLGRPMVLAGSEAKQVQWTNVYQDALGLGMVVTGTLPVFNLTMDGNSQVTKEENQRILGVMGVDVHLDEIKRLTPQYNLGANGYIFAIDPNGYLLLHPNLQPKLVNLPEPVTLDFLDAEVEDSNKEEIRRQMIDGRPGEMQVKTQIKSIDKQYIDEVYRSYTWTPINGTDYSVGLVLPPYNDYYIQADLNDVMVQLQYMQSLLPSSFESSGHVFLAPREYCKRLHLSDNNTQFLQNFLSLMLDISPESDECDQGLIHNLILDSRIIGQLASRVWKNKDLNSYGFLAVFASTDGGITRVFPNIAAELWEEDPEPFNSNYYRRSLDNRGYLFRAPLRSSAPDDPVGAENGTVGILVSSAVEVNLGGKLLKPAVVGVKLDLEAWVDKFKILASNVSDSRQGSHKCGPSRSCEMDCDMNTDDLLCYLIDDGGFLVMSNQRDHWKKIGLFFGDVDPYLMHALFNNSIFTRRQSFYYQSACEPVSSSHTGAATRGISPSIADILSLAWWTSSVAWSVIQQLLYGLAYNSWLFQDDVLVEGLDTKESSCVTIQSQFYFTNTTNSYNVLQDCGNCSRLFHAKRIEYTNLLFVVAETLPCSSCEIEKLTQVRTEFQEENPCEVLSNARYRRGPTSCFDYSALLSSTVGRSEGALCGSVWGFESGGPLSCLLFDFSEAHKCCQCLQLWSFAARRSTETF; encoded by the exons AATAATGCACTGGGCCAGGCGTATCGAGCAGGAGATTGACAGAGTCTTTCAGCAAATCACTGGAGCTCAGCAGTTGAAAGGG ATATACAATGAGGAAAGGAGACGGTTCAGTCTGATGAAGAATCAGCCTCGGAAGATTGTGGAGAAGGTTGCCTCAGATATAGAGAAACTCTTGGCTAAGAAGCGAAAAGCCCTTGAT AGGTTAGCCAGTGAAGCAGAGCGGCTCCAGCGAGAGCATCTGTGGCAGGATGGAATCAAG GAGTTGGATATGGCGTATTATGACTCCAAAGCTGAGCTGGATTAT TATTCAATGGATGGGGAGGGAGAGCTGGAAAATCCCTCGCATATCAAGCTGGAGTTTGTTTATGATCCGAACTTCAAAAACAATGTCAACTATTCCTACACAGCTGTTCAGATACCCACTGATATTTATAAAGGAG CTCCAGTCATTCTGAATGAGCTGAACTGGACGCAGGCACTAGAAAAGGTTTTCATGGAGAACAGTCGGGAGGATCCATCATTGCTGTGGCAAGCTTTTGGGAGTGCAACAGGAGTTACCCGCTATTACCCAG CTACACCTTGGAAAGCCCCTGATAAAATTGACCTGTATGATGTCAGAAGGCGGCCCTG GTACATCCAGGGTGCCTCATCCCCTAAAGATATGGTCATTCTTGTTGATGT gagTGGCAGCGTCAGTGGACTCACCCTAAAACTAATCAAAGCATCAGTAATGGAAATGCTGGACACTTTATCTGATGACGACTATGTCAACGTAGCAAGG TTTAATGAGAAGGCTGAGGCTGTAGTTCCTTGCTTCAAACATCTAGTCCAGGCTAATGTGCGCaacaaaaagattttcaaaGAAGCAGTGCAGCAGATGCAGGCCAAAGGCACCACTGACTACAAGTCTGGGTTTCATTTTGCCTTCAACCAGCTGTTGAAT aaaacaaatgtcCCCCGGGCTAATTGCAATAAAATAATCATGCTGTTTACTGATGGAGGAGAAGACAGAGCTCAGGATGTCTTCATGCAATACAACTGGCCAAACAAAACG GTTCGAGTATTCACCTTTTCTGTGGGTCAGCACAACTATGATGTCACACCCTTGCAATGGATTGCATGCACCAATAAAG GTTACTATTTTGAGATCCGTTCCATCTGTGCTATAAGGATTAACACCCAG gAGTACCTCGACGTGCTTGGGCGCCCCATGGTTCTGGCGGGCAGCGAGGCCAAGCAGGTTCAGTGGACCAATGTGTATCAGGATGCTTTG GGTCTTGGCATGGTAGTAACTGGAACTTTGCCTGTATTTAATCTCACAATGGATGGAAACTCACAGGTAACAAAAGAAGAG AATCAGCGAATACTAGGTGTCATGGGAGTTGATGTACATCTTGATGAGATAAAGCGCCTGACTCCACAGTACAAT CTTGGAGCAAATGGATACATATTTGCCATCGATCCAAATGGATATCTTCTCCTTCATCCTAATCTCCAGCCCAAG CTTGTGAACCTACCTGAGCCTGTGACACTGGACTTTTTGGATGCAGAAGTGGAGGACAGCAACAAAGAAGAG ATTCGACGCCAAATGATCGATGGAAGACCAGGGGAAATGCAGGTCAAAACTCAGATAAAGTCGATTGATAAG CAATACATTGATGAGGTGTACAGGAGCTACACCTGGACTCCCATAAATGGCACAGATTACAG TGTTGGATTGGTACTGCCCCCTTACAATGACTACTACATTCAGGCAGACCTAAATGATGTGATGGTGCAGCTCCAGT ATATGCAGTCATTGCTGCCCAGCTCCTTTGAATCATCAGGACATGTGTTTCTGGCTCCAAG GGAATACTGCAAGCGCTTGCATCTTTCGGACAACAACACCCAGTTTTTACAGAACTTCCTTTCGCTCATGCTGGACATTTCTCCAGAATCTGATGAGT gtgACCAAGGCCTCATCCACAACCTAATTTTGGATTCTAGGATTATTGGACAGCTGGCCTCTCGTGTATGGAAGAACAAGGACTTAAATTC GTATGGCTTCCTTGCCGTATTTGCATCCACAGATGGAGGAATAACACGGGTTTTCCCCAACAT AGCTGCTGAGTTATGGGAGGAAGATCCTGAACCTTTTAACTCAAACTACTACAGACGGAGCCTTGACAATAGAGGTTACTTATTCAGAGCTCCGCTGAGATCCT CAGCTCCGGACGACCCTGTTGGTGCGGAAAATGGCACAGTTGGAATTCTGGTTAGTTCAGCTGTGGAAGTGAATTTAGGAGGCAAACTGCTCAAACCTGCAG TGGTCGGAGTGAAACTGGACTTGGAAGCGTGGGTCGACAAGTTTAAAATCTTGGCCAGCAACGTCTCAGACAGTCGACAGGGCTCACACAAA TGTGGACCATCCAGAAGTTGTGAGATGGATTGTGATATGAACACAGAT GACCTCCTATGCTATCTCATTGATGACGGTGGGTTCCTGGTCATGTCTAATCAGAGAGATCACTGGAAAAAG ATTGGCCTTTTCTTTGGGGACGTGGACCCTTACCTGATGCACGCATTGTTCAACAACTCTATATTCACACGGCGTCAGTCTTTTTACTACCAGTCTGCATGTGAACCGGTCAGCAGCAGCCACACTGGTGCAGCAACGAGAGGCATCTCT CCGTCCATTGCTGATATCCTCAGCTTGGCCTGGTGGACCTCCTCAGTGGCATG GTCTGTGATCCAACAGCTACTGTATGGACTGGCCTATAACAGCTGGCTCTTTCAAG atgaTGTCCTTGTTGAAGGTTTGGATACAAAGGAAAGCAGCTGCGTGACCATCCAAAGCCAGTTCTACTTTACAAACACCACCAACTCATACAATGTGTTGCAGGACTGTGGAAACTGCTCACG ACTGTTCCATGCAAAGCGGATAGAATACACCAacctgctttttgttgttgctgagacTCTGCCCTGCAGCTCCTGTGAGATAGAGAAATTGACCCAGGTCAGGACAGAGT TTCAGGAGGAGAATCCATGTGAAGTGCTAAGCAATGCACGATATCGTAGAGGCCCTACTTCCTGCTTTGACTACAGTGCCTTA CTCTCCAGCACTGTGGGGAGAAGTGAGGGCGCCCTCTGTGGATCAGTCTGGGGATTTGAGTCTGGAGGGCCTCTGAGCTGTTTGCTGTTCGACTTCAGTGAGGCTCACAAATGCtgtcagtgtttgcaactttggTCTTTTGCAGCAAGAAGAAGCACAGAGACGTTTTGA
- the LOC137127804 gene encoding voltage-dependent calcium channel subunit alpha-2/delta-2-like isoform X7, protein MAIGKTSCSIVCLVSTQIIFIFSASWPGAATLTFPQQYTIMHWARRIEQEIDRVFQQITGAQQLKGIYNEERRRFSLMKNQPRKIVEKVASDIEKLLAKKRKALDRLASEAERLQREHLWQDGIKELDMAYYDSKAELDYYSMDGEGELENPSHIKLEFVYDPNFKNNVNYSYTAVQIPTDIYKGAPVILNELNWTQALEKVFMENSREDPSLLWQAFGSATGVTRYYPATPWKAPDKIDLYDVRRRPWYIQGASSPKDMVILVDVSGSVSGLTLKLIKASVMEMLDTLSDDDYVNVARFNEKAEAVVPCFKHLVQANVRNKKIFKEAVQQMQAKGTTDYKSGFHFAFNQLLNKTNVPRANCNKIIMLFTDGGEDRAQDVFMQYNWPNKTVRVFTFSVGQHNYDVTPLQWIACTNKGYYFEIRSICAIRINTQEYLDVLGRPMVLAGSEAKQVQWTNVYQDALGLGMVVTGTLPVFNLTMDGNSQVTKEENQRILGVMGVDVHLDEIKRLTPQYNLGANGYIFAIDPNGYLLLHPNLQPKLVNLPEPVTLDFLDAEVEDSNKEEIRRQMIDGRPGEMQVKTQIKSIDKQYIDEVYRSYTWTPINGTDYSVGLVLPPYNDYYIQADLNDVMVQLQYMQSLLPSSFESSGHVFLAPREYCKRLHLSDNNTQFLQNFLSLMLDISPESDECDQGLIHNLILDSRIIGQLASRVWKNKDLNSYGFLAVFASTDGGITRVFPNIAAELWEEDPEPFNSNYYRRSLDNRGYLFRAPLRSSAPDDPVGAENGTVGILVSSAVEVNLGGKLLKPAVVGVKLDLEAWVDKFKILASNVSDSRQGSHKCGPSRSCEMDCDMNTDDLLCYLIDDGGFLVMSNQRDHWKKIGLFFGDVDPYLMHALFNNSIFTRRQSFYYQSACEPVSSSHTGAATRGISVPSIADILSLAWWTSSVAWSVIQQLLYGLAYNSWLFQDDVLVEGLDTKESSCVTIQSQFYFTNTTNSYNVLQDCGNCSRLFHAKRIEYTNLLFVVAETLPCSSCEIEKLTQVRTEFQEENPCEVLSNARYRRGPTSCFDYSALENTSECGRGHFLQSSIEVLLFIQLILPLFHL, encoded by the exons AATAATGCACTGGGCCAGGCGTATCGAGCAGGAGATTGACAGAGTCTTTCAGCAAATCACTGGAGCTCAGCAGTTGAAAGGG ATATACAATGAGGAAAGGAGACGGTTCAGTCTGATGAAGAATCAGCCTCGGAAGATTGTGGAGAAGGTTGCCTCAGATATAGAGAAACTCTTGGCTAAGAAGCGAAAAGCCCTTGAT AGGTTAGCCAGTGAAGCAGAGCGGCTCCAGCGAGAGCATCTGTGGCAGGATGGAATCAAG GAGTTGGATATGGCGTATTATGACTCCAAAGCTGAGCTGGATTAT TATTCAATGGATGGGGAGGGAGAGCTGGAAAATCCCTCGCATATCAAGCTGGAGTTTGTTTATGATCCGAACTTCAAAAACAATGTCAACTATTCCTACACAGCTGTTCAGATACCCACTGATATTTATAAAGGAG CTCCAGTCATTCTGAATGAGCTGAACTGGACGCAGGCACTAGAAAAGGTTTTCATGGAGAACAGTCGGGAGGATCCATCATTGCTGTGGCAAGCTTTTGGGAGTGCAACAGGAGTTACCCGCTATTACCCAG CTACACCTTGGAAAGCCCCTGATAAAATTGACCTGTATGATGTCAGAAGGCGGCCCTG GTACATCCAGGGTGCCTCATCCCCTAAAGATATGGTCATTCTTGTTGATGT gagTGGCAGCGTCAGTGGACTCACCCTAAAACTAATCAAAGCATCAGTAATGGAAATGCTGGACACTTTATCTGATGACGACTATGTCAACGTAGCAAGG TTTAATGAGAAGGCTGAGGCTGTAGTTCCTTGCTTCAAACATCTAGTCCAGGCTAATGTGCGCaacaaaaagattttcaaaGAAGCAGTGCAGCAGATGCAGGCCAAAGGCACCACTGACTACAAGTCTGGGTTTCATTTTGCCTTCAACCAGCTGTTGAAT aaaacaaatgtcCCCCGGGCTAATTGCAATAAAATAATCATGCTGTTTACTGATGGAGGAGAAGACAGAGCTCAGGATGTCTTCATGCAATACAACTGGCCAAACAAAACG GTTCGAGTATTCACCTTTTCTGTGGGTCAGCACAACTATGATGTCACACCCTTGCAATGGATTGCATGCACCAATAAAG GTTACTATTTTGAGATCCGTTCCATCTGTGCTATAAGGATTAACACCCAG gAGTACCTCGACGTGCTTGGGCGCCCCATGGTTCTGGCGGGCAGCGAGGCCAAGCAGGTTCAGTGGACCAATGTGTATCAGGATGCTTTG GGTCTTGGCATGGTAGTAACTGGAACTTTGCCTGTATTTAATCTCACAATGGATGGAAACTCACAGGTAACAAAAGAAGAG AATCAGCGAATACTAGGTGTCATGGGAGTTGATGTACATCTTGATGAGATAAAGCGCCTGACTCCACAGTACAAT CTTGGAGCAAATGGATACATATTTGCCATCGATCCAAATGGATATCTTCTCCTTCATCCTAATCTCCAGCCCAAG CTTGTGAACCTACCTGAGCCTGTGACACTGGACTTTTTGGATGCAGAAGTGGAGGACAGCAACAAAGAAGAG ATTCGACGCCAAATGATCGATGGAAGACCAGGGGAAATGCAGGTCAAAACTCAGATAAAGTCGATTGATAAG CAATACATTGATGAGGTGTACAGGAGCTACACCTGGACTCCCATAAATGGCACAGATTACAG TGTTGGATTGGTACTGCCCCCTTACAATGACTACTACATTCAGGCAGACCTAAATGATGTGATGGTGCAGCTCCAGT ATATGCAGTCATTGCTGCCCAGCTCCTTTGAATCATCAGGACATGTGTTTCTGGCTCCAAG GGAATACTGCAAGCGCTTGCATCTTTCGGACAACAACACCCAGTTTTTACAGAACTTCCTTTCGCTCATGCTGGACATTTCTCCAGAATCTGATGAGT gtgACCAAGGCCTCATCCACAACCTAATTTTGGATTCTAGGATTATTGGACAGCTGGCCTCTCGTGTATGGAAGAACAAGGACTTAAATTC GTATGGCTTCCTTGCCGTATTTGCATCCACAGATGGAGGAATAACACGGGTTTTCCCCAACAT AGCTGCTGAGTTATGGGAGGAAGATCCTGAACCTTTTAACTCAAACTACTACAGACGGAGCCTTGACAATAGAGGTTACTTATTCAGAGCTCCGCTGAGATCCT CAGCTCCGGACGACCCTGTTGGTGCGGAAAATGGCACAGTTGGAATTCTGGTTAGTTCAGCTGTGGAAGTGAATTTAGGAGGCAAACTGCTCAAACCTGCAG TGGTCGGAGTGAAACTGGACTTGGAAGCGTGGGTCGACAAGTTTAAAATCTTGGCCAGCAACGTCTCAGACAGTCGACAGGGCTCACACAAA TGTGGACCATCCAGAAGTTGTGAGATGGATTGTGATATGAACACAGAT GACCTCCTATGCTATCTCATTGATGACGGTGGGTTCCTGGTCATGTCTAATCAGAGAGATCACTGGAAAAAG ATTGGCCTTTTCTTTGGGGACGTGGACCCTTACCTGATGCACGCATTGTTCAACAACTCTATATTCACACGGCGTCAGTCTTTTTACTACCAGTCTGCATGTGAACCGGTCAGCAGCAGCCACACTGGTGCAGCAACGAGAGGCATCTCTGTG CCGTCCATTGCTGATATCCTCAGCTTGGCCTGGTGGACCTCCTCAGTGGCATG GTCTGTGATCCAACAGCTACTGTATGGACTGGCCTATAACAGCTGGCTCTTTCAAG atgaTGTCCTTGTTGAAGGTTTGGATACAAAGGAAAGCAGCTGCGTGACCATCCAAAGCCAGTTCTACTTTACAAACACCACCAACTCATACAATGTGTTGCAGGACTGTGGAAACTGCTCACG ACTGTTCCATGCAAAGCGGATAGAATACACCAacctgctttttgttgttgctgagacTCTGCCCTGCAGCTCCTGTGAGATAGAGAAATTGACCCAGGTCAGGACAGAGT TTCAGGAGGAGAATCCATGTGAAGTGCTAAGCAATGCACGATATCGTAGAGGCCCTACTTCCTGCTTTGACTACAGTGCCTTA GAAAACACATCAGAGTGTGGAAGGGGCCATTTTCTGCAGTCCTCCATAGAAGTCCTTCTCTTTATTCAACTTATTCTGCCTCTCTTCCATCTCTGA
- the LOC137127804 gene encoding voltage-dependent calcium channel subunit alpha-2/delta-2-like isoform X8 produces MAIGKTSCSIVCLVSTQIIFIFSASWPGAATLTFPQQYTIMHWARRIEQEIDRVFQQITGAQQLKGIYNEERRRFSLMKNQPRKIVEKVASDIEKLLAKKRKALDRLASEAERLQREHLWQDGIKELDMAYYDSKAELDYYSMDGEGELENPSHIKLEFVYDPNFKNNVNYSYTAVQIPTDIYKGAPVILNELNWTQALEKVFMENSREDPSLLWQAFGSATGVTRYYPATPWKAPDKIDLYDVRRRPWYIQGASSPKDMVILVDVSGSVSGLTLKLIKASVMEMLDTLSDDDYVNVARFNEKAEAVVPCFKHLVQANVRNKKIFKEAVQQMQAKGTTDYKSGFHFAFNQLLNKTNVPRANCNKIIMLFTDGGEDRAQDVFMQYNWPNKTVRVFTFSVGQHNYDVTPLQWIACTNKGYYFEIRSICAIRINTQEYLDVLGRPMVLAGSEAKQVQWTNVYQDALGLGMVVTGTLPVFNLTMDGNSQVTKEENQRILGVMGVDVHLDEIKRLTPQYNLGANGYIFAIDPNGYLLLHPNLQPKLVNLPEPVTLDFLDAEVEDSNKEEIRRQMIDGRPGEMQVKTQIKSIDKQYIDEVYRSYTWTPINGTDYSVGLVLPPYNDYYIQADLNDVMVQLQYMQSLLPSSFESSGHVFLAPREYCKRLHLSDNNTQFLQNFLSLMLDISPESDECDQGLIHNLILDSRIIGQLASRVWKNKDLNSYGFLAVFASTDGGITRVFPNIAAELWEEDPEPFNSNYYRRSLDNRGYLFRAPLRSSPDDPVGAENGTVGILVSSAVEVNLGGKLLKPAVVGVKLDLEAWVDKFKILASNVSDSRQGSHKCGPSRSCEMDCDMNTDDLLCYLIDDGGFLVMSNQRDHWKKIGLFFGDVDPYLMHALFNNSIFTRRQSFYYQSACEPVSSSHTGAATRGISVPSIADILSLAWWTSSVAWSVIQQLLYGLAYNSWLFQDDVLVEGLDTKESSCVTIQSQFYFTNTTNSYNVLQDCGNCSRLFHAKRIEYTNLLFVVAETLPCSSCEIEKLTQVRTEFQEENPCEVLSNARYRRGPTSCFDYSALENTSECGRGHFLQSSIEVLLFIQLILPLFHL; encoded by the exons AATAATGCACTGGGCCAGGCGTATCGAGCAGGAGATTGACAGAGTCTTTCAGCAAATCACTGGAGCTCAGCAGTTGAAAGGG ATATACAATGAGGAAAGGAGACGGTTCAGTCTGATGAAGAATCAGCCTCGGAAGATTGTGGAGAAGGTTGCCTCAGATATAGAGAAACTCTTGGCTAAGAAGCGAAAAGCCCTTGAT AGGTTAGCCAGTGAAGCAGAGCGGCTCCAGCGAGAGCATCTGTGGCAGGATGGAATCAAG GAGTTGGATATGGCGTATTATGACTCCAAAGCTGAGCTGGATTAT TATTCAATGGATGGGGAGGGAGAGCTGGAAAATCCCTCGCATATCAAGCTGGAGTTTGTTTATGATCCGAACTTCAAAAACAATGTCAACTATTCCTACACAGCTGTTCAGATACCCACTGATATTTATAAAGGAG CTCCAGTCATTCTGAATGAGCTGAACTGGACGCAGGCACTAGAAAAGGTTTTCATGGAGAACAGTCGGGAGGATCCATCATTGCTGTGGCAAGCTTTTGGGAGTGCAACAGGAGTTACCCGCTATTACCCAG CTACACCTTGGAAAGCCCCTGATAAAATTGACCTGTATGATGTCAGAAGGCGGCCCTG GTACATCCAGGGTGCCTCATCCCCTAAAGATATGGTCATTCTTGTTGATGT gagTGGCAGCGTCAGTGGACTCACCCTAAAACTAATCAAAGCATCAGTAATGGAAATGCTGGACACTTTATCTGATGACGACTATGTCAACGTAGCAAGG TTTAATGAGAAGGCTGAGGCTGTAGTTCCTTGCTTCAAACATCTAGTCCAGGCTAATGTGCGCaacaaaaagattttcaaaGAAGCAGTGCAGCAGATGCAGGCCAAAGGCACCACTGACTACAAGTCTGGGTTTCATTTTGCCTTCAACCAGCTGTTGAAT aaaacaaatgtcCCCCGGGCTAATTGCAATAAAATAATCATGCTGTTTACTGATGGAGGAGAAGACAGAGCTCAGGATGTCTTCATGCAATACAACTGGCCAAACAAAACG GTTCGAGTATTCACCTTTTCTGTGGGTCAGCACAACTATGATGTCACACCCTTGCAATGGATTGCATGCACCAATAAAG GTTACTATTTTGAGATCCGTTCCATCTGTGCTATAAGGATTAACACCCAG gAGTACCTCGACGTGCTTGGGCGCCCCATGGTTCTGGCGGGCAGCGAGGCCAAGCAGGTTCAGTGGACCAATGTGTATCAGGATGCTTTG GGTCTTGGCATGGTAGTAACTGGAACTTTGCCTGTATTTAATCTCACAATGGATGGAAACTCACAGGTAACAAAAGAAGAG AATCAGCGAATACTAGGTGTCATGGGAGTTGATGTACATCTTGATGAGATAAAGCGCCTGACTCCACAGTACAAT CTTGGAGCAAATGGATACATATTTGCCATCGATCCAAATGGATATCTTCTCCTTCATCCTAATCTCCAGCCCAAG CTTGTGAACCTACCTGAGCCTGTGACACTGGACTTTTTGGATGCAGAAGTGGAGGACAGCAACAAAGAAGAG ATTCGACGCCAAATGATCGATGGAAGACCAGGGGAAATGCAGGTCAAAACTCAGATAAAGTCGATTGATAAG CAATACATTGATGAGGTGTACAGGAGCTACACCTGGACTCCCATAAATGGCACAGATTACAG TGTTGGATTGGTACTGCCCCCTTACAATGACTACTACATTCAGGCAGACCTAAATGATGTGATGGTGCAGCTCCAGT ATATGCAGTCATTGCTGCCCAGCTCCTTTGAATCATCAGGACATGTGTTTCTGGCTCCAAG GGAATACTGCAAGCGCTTGCATCTTTCGGACAACAACACCCAGTTTTTACAGAACTTCCTTTCGCTCATGCTGGACATTTCTCCAGAATCTGATGAGT gtgACCAAGGCCTCATCCACAACCTAATTTTGGATTCTAGGATTATTGGACAGCTGGCCTCTCGTGTATGGAAGAACAAGGACTTAAATTC GTATGGCTTCCTTGCCGTATTTGCATCCACAGATGGAGGAATAACACGGGTTTTCCCCAACAT AGCTGCTGAGTTATGGGAGGAAGATCCTGAACCTTTTAACTCAAACTACTACAGACGGAGCCTTGACAATAGAGGTTACTTATTCAGAGCTCCGCTGAGATCCT CTCCGGACGACCCTGTTGGTGCGGAAAATGGCACAGTTGGAATTCTGGTTAGTTCAGCTGTGGAAGTGAATTTAGGAGGCAAACTGCTCAAACCTGCAG TGGTCGGAGTGAAACTGGACTTGGAAGCGTGGGTCGACAAGTTTAAAATCTTGGCCAGCAACGTCTCAGACAGTCGACAGGGCTCACACAAA TGTGGACCATCCAGAAGTTGTGAGATGGATTGTGATATGAACACAGAT GACCTCCTATGCTATCTCATTGATGACGGTGGGTTCCTGGTCATGTCTAATCAGAGAGATCACTGGAAAAAG ATTGGCCTTTTCTTTGGGGACGTGGACCCTTACCTGATGCACGCATTGTTCAACAACTCTATATTCACACGGCGTCAGTCTTTTTACTACCAGTCTGCATGTGAACCGGTCAGCAGCAGCCACACTGGTGCAGCAACGAGAGGCATCTCTGTG CCGTCCATTGCTGATATCCTCAGCTTGGCCTGGTGGACCTCCTCAGTGGCATG GTCTGTGATCCAACAGCTACTGTATGGACTGGCCTATAACAGCTGGCTCTTTCAAG atgaTGTCCTTGTTGAAGGTTTGGATACAAAGGAAAGCAGCTGCGTGACCATCCAAAGCCAGTTCTACTTTACAAACACCACCAACTCATACAATGTGTTGCAGGACTGTGGAAACTGCTCACG ACTGTTCCATGCAAAGCGGATAGAATACACCAacctgctttttgttgttgctgagacTCTGCCCTGCAGCTCCTGTGAGATAGAGAAATTGACCCAGGTCAGGACAGAGT TTCAGGAGGAGAATCCATGTGAAGTGCTAAGCAATGCACGATATCGTAGAGGCCCTACTTCCTGCTTTGACTACAGTGCCTTA GAAAACACATCAGAGTGTGGAAGGGGCCATTTTCTGCAGTCCTCCATAGAAGTCCTTCTCTTTATTCAACTTATTCTGCCTCTCTTCCATCTCTGA